In Kangiella koreensis DSM 16069, a single window of DNA contains:
- a CDS encoding TIGR04219 family outer membrane beta-barrel protein: MKLNKLFVATTILAASSIASADVVGVYAGAQKWNYDIDGYVSTGSENIDFNNDLGYDDGDDNSYFVALEHPIPVLPNIKIQQNNLEGNARGTASQDYTFGSVPFIAGTPTVSSYDFSNIDYTLYYEILDNWVNLDLGITGKQFDGYMDVGVEVTTGGPITSRVDFTGTVPMLYGKAQFDFPLSGFSVGSTLNIGQTTDDKINDYTIFLGYNSDKDQTGFGFEVGYRNFTVEFDDFDDLSSDFTFDGYYASLNFHF, from the coding sequence ATGAAACTGAATAAACTATTCGTTGCAACCACCATTTTAGCTGCCTCAAGCATCGCATCTGCCGATGTGGTTGGTGTCTATGCCGGTGCTCAAAAGTGGAACTATGATATTGATGGTTATGTCAGTACTGGCTCTGAAAATATCGACTTTAATAATGATCTTGGGTATGACGATGGTGATGACAACAGTTATTTTGTTGCCTTAGAGCACCCAATCCCTGTATTACCTAATATTAAAATCCAGCAGAACAATCTTGAAGGCAATGCCAGAGGTACTGCCAGTCAGGACTATACTTTTGGTTCTGTTCCTTTCATCGCGGGCACTCCAACGGTTTCAAGCTACGATTTTAGCAACATCGATTACACACTCTACTATGAAATCCTGGATAACTGGGTCAATTTAGATTTGGGTATTACGGGTAAGCAGTTTGATGGCTATATGGATGTGGGTGTTGAAGTAACTACTGGCGGTCCAATCACATCACGTGTGGACTTCACAGGCACAGTCCCTATGCTTTACGGTAAAGCACAGTTTGACTTCCCGTTATCAGGCTTCAGTGTTGGTTCAACCTTAAACATTGGGCAAACTACCGATGACAAAATCAACGATTACACTATATTCCTCGGATACAATAGCGATAAAGATCAAACGGGCTTTGGCTTTGAAGTAGGTTACCGTAACTTCACGGTTGAATTTGATGACTTTGATGATTTATCCAGTGATTTTACCTTTGACGGTTACTACGCCAGCTTAAACTTCCACTTTTAG
- a CDS encoding AmpG family muropeptide MFS transporter produces the protein MNIKQNLINIWTHLANKRMLVCVFTGMASGMPLYVLFQYMPAWFRDEGIDLKTIGLMAFIQLPYVWKFVWAPAMDRFVLPFLGRRKGWLFVTQLAVAVMLAGLSFFTPNTGLTAIVVLCVGIAFFSASQDIVIDAYRRELLPDEELGLGSSFHVNAYRLSVLIPVTLGLTLADHFAWGLVHWVLAGFMVLAALVTIIIPEPEQTFATPVSIREATVGAFQEFFRRSGWKPALVILAFLFFYKLGDNFAVALSTPFYLDLGFTKTEIGTVAKFAGLWASIAGSIVGGFLMIPLGIYRSLWVFGVVQIVSILGFAWLARAGNDTTVLFWVISFEYIGVGLGTVALMAFMAKISNRQFTATQFALLSTLATLPRVLASASSGYLVEGLNEETAPWIETAFRWFHIPMEGFGWENYFYFSFFAAIPGMVMLFWVAPWNGDTSVLDKLGK, from the coding sequence ATGAATATCAAACAAAACCTCATTAACATTTGGACGCACCTTGCTAATAAGAGAATGCTGGTATGTGTATTTACCGGTATGGCTTCGGGAATGCCCTTGTATGTGTTATTTCAATACATGCCGGCCTGGTTTCGTGATGAAGGTATTGATTTAAAAACCATTGGTTTGATGGCGTTTATTCAGCTGCCTTACGTCTGGAAGTTTGTGTGGGCACCTGCAATGGACCGCTTTGTACTACCTTTCCTTGGACGGCGTAAGGGTTGGCTATTCGTCACTCAGCTGGCAGTGGCGGTGATGCTTGCTGGCTTGAGTTTCTTCACGCCAAATACTGGGCTTACTGCTATTGTTGTTTTGTGTGTTGGTATCGCGTTCTTTAGCGCCAGTCAGGATATTGTCATTGATGCTTACCGTAGAGAGTTATTACCAGACGAAGAGCTTGGTCTGGGTTCATCGTTTCATGTTAATGCCTATCGATTATCGGTTCTAATCCCCGTAACGCTTGGACTAACATTAGCCGATCACTTTGCATGGGGGCTTGTACACTGGGTGTTGGCTGGTTTTATGGTGCTGGCAGCTCTTGTGACCATTATTATTCCAGAGCCGGAGCAGACATTTGCCACGCCAGTTTCGATTCGCGAAGCTACAGTAGGAGCATTTCAAGAGTTCTTCAGGCGCAGTGGCTGGAAGCCTGCCTTAGTCATCTTAGCGTTTCTTTTCTTTTATAAACTTGGCGATAATTTTGCGGTAGCTTTATCTACCCCTTTTTATCTGGACTTAGGCTTTACTAAAACTGAAATAGGTACGGTCGCTAAATTTGCTGGCTTGTGGGCATCTATTGCTGGATCGATAGTGGGTGGATTTTTAATGATCCCTTTGGGTATCTACCGTTCATTATGGGTTTTTGGTGTAGTTCAAATCGTGTCCATTCTAGGTTTCGCATGGTTGGCACGAGCCGGAAATGACACCACTGTCCTGTTCTGGGTAATTAGCTTCGAATACATCGGAGTGGGGCTGGGTACCGTTGCCCTAATGGCTTTTATGGCAAAAATTTCGAATCGTCAGTTTACGGCAACCCAATTTGCACTATTGTCGACACTGGCAACCCTGCCTCGTGTATTGGCCAGCGCTTCGTCTGGCTATCTGGTAGAAGGACTGAATGAGGAAACCGCTCCCTGGATCGAAACGGCATTTCGATGGTTTCATATTCCGATGGAAGGGTTTGGTTGGGAAAATTATTTTTACTTTAGTTTTTTTGCAGCAATTCCAGGCATGGTGATGCTATTTTGGGTTGCGCCATGGAATGGTGATACCAGTGTATTGGACAAGCTGGGCAAGTAA
- the msrB gene encoding peptide-methionine (R)-S-oxide reductase MsrB encodes MKKLTETKAKNFDEVTYHVTQEHGTERPFTGQYNMHQEKGVYRCVCCNSVLFDDSGKFDSGCGWPSFDRAQNNKAIAYLVDTSHNMQRVEIRCAQCGSHLGHVFNDGPTDTGQRYCVNSVSLDFEPADH; translated from the coding sequence CTGAAAAAGCTGACCGAAACCAAAGCCAAGAATTTTGATGAGGTGACTTATCATGTCACCCAAGAGCACGGCACTGAGCGCCCTTTTACCGGCCAATATAATATGCATCAGGAAAAAGGTGTTTATCGCTGCGTGTGTTGCAACTCTGTATTATTTGACGACAGTGGTAAATTCGATTCAGGCTGCGGTTGGCCAAGTTTCGACCGCGCGCAAAATAATAAAGCCATCGCTTACCTCGTTGATACCAGCCATAATATGCAGCGCGTGGAAATTCGTTGCGCACAATGCGGCTCTCATCTTGGGCATGTCTTTAACGACGGTCCGACAGATACAGGACAGCGTTATTGCGTTAACTCAGTCAGTCTGGACTTCGAGCCAGCAGACCATTAA
- a CDS encoding thioredoxin family protein: MKHITQVSLFCAISLLMLSACQTTDSHQKPTILVGDISYSEVVKTYPYFQAASSKTQESVESIEKLKTVSQATQLTVYFGVWCHDSIREVPQLVKLLEEVKNPNISYQLISLDKTKQEPQGRARANNILYTPTIVVSQAGKELGRIIEKPEQDLATDLINILH, from the coding sequence ATGAAACATATTACTCAAGTATCGCTCTTCTGTGCCATTTCTTTACTCATGTTAAGTGCTTGCCAGACCACCGACAGTCACCAAAAACCAACCATTCTGGTAGGTGATATTAGCTACTCAGAAGTGGTGAAAACTTATCCCTACTTTCAAGCAGCCAGTTCCAAAACCCAAGAATCGGTGGAGTCTATTGAGAAGCTTAAAACTGTTTCCCAGGCAACACAGCTTACCGTCTACTTTGGTGTCTGGTGCCATGACAGTATTCGCGAAGTTCCTCAATTGGTTAAGCTACTGGAAGAGGTCAAGAACCCCAATATCAGTTATCAATTAATTTCACTGGATAAAACCAAACAAGAACCTCAAGGACGCGCCAGAGCCAATAATATTCTGTACACTCCGACGATTGTGGTGTCTCAGGCAGGTAAAGAACTGGGCCGCATTATTGAAAAACCTGAGCAGGATCTGGCGACTGATTTGATCAATATCTTACATTAA
- a CDS encoding SPOR domain-containing protein, translating into MSKNSPLILTLATLSLTLLITSCASTSNLGSNNPENNEHYWYCAPGDQRAWRCAEDDEAPGLSYYRPQKPTPDLEVEQLKLEESEQSADDPIMVQGAKVSVVEELSAEVADETAANLSYETDEKSLDGELTEELISQQPPAQDVSNSEMFDSAVTETKSAYGKVLQLAAYHSQNQARSFADSLDETLSKTPNLVRTRVNGQIYYTVVFDQLNSQQEAEQLITELAESFPSIQPWLRSRSGFLALRAD; encoded by the coding sequence ATGTCAAAGAATTCACCGCTAATACTAACCCTAGCAACCTTAAGCTTGACCTTACTGATTACATCCTGTGCAAGCACCTCTAATCTAGGTTCTAATAACCCCGAAAATAATGAGCATTACTGGTATTGTGCACCAGGCGACCAGAGAGCCTGGCGTTGTGCTGAGGACGATGAAGCCCCTGGATTAAGCTATTATCGCCCACAAAAACCAACTCCTGATCTCGAAGTTGAGCAGTTGAAGCTAGAAGAATCTGAACAAAGTGCTGATGACCCGATTATGGTTCAGGGTGCAAAGGTCTCAGTTGTCGAGGAATTATCGGCAGAAGTCGCCGATGAAACAGCGGCGAATCTCTCTTACGAAACAGATGAGAAAAGCTTAGATGGTGAGTTAACTGAAGAGTTGATTAGCCAACAACCTCCGGCACAAGATGTATCTAATTCAGAGATGTTCGATTCGGCTGTCACAGAGACTAAGTCGGCTTATGGTAAAGTTCTTCAGCTAGCAGCTTACCACTCACAAAATCAGGCACGCTCATTTGCTGATTCACTCGATGAGACCTTGTCTAAAACACCAAATCTCGTTAGAACAAGGGTCAATGGTCAGATTTATTACACCGTTGTTTTTGATCAACTAAACTCTCAACAGGAAGCGGAGCAACTTATCACTGAACTGGCAGAGTCTTTTCCTTCAATACAACCCTGGTTAAGAAGTCGATCTGGTTTTCTAGCTTTGCGCGCAGATTAA
- a CDS encoding tetratricopeptide repeat protein, which translates to MKMLSNLKSLLVFLSAGILVACSASEEDIVRCEQHYHAKSFIVAEQYCKKAAKSGDEQAQYFYAMMLFRGLGVEIDSDEATQWMSRSANQGYEKAVFHQAISHLTSKDQSVSIKQKERALKTMQTFAENGDKVAQYWMGNTFYFGYIDDRKSYNEAVYWYQLAVEQGSYQAMNNLAWIKVVSQGSELFDPEQGLKLAEQAVAKYPDNHGYLDTLAAAYAANQQFDKAAATQLKVIELASHDDCQKCDRLVDYYQIRLQGYLNNKPVVKSFEH; encoded by the coding sequence ATGAAGATGTTGTCAAACCTTAAGTCACTGCTGGTTTTCCTGTCAGCGGGAATTCTTGTTGCCTGTAGCGCGTCCGAAGAGGATATAGTGCGTTGCGAGCAGCACTACCATGCAAAAAGCTTTATAGTTGCTGAGCAATACTGTAAGAAAGCGGCAAAATCCGGTGATGAACAGGCTCAGTATTTCTACGCCATGATGTTATTTCGCGGGTTAGGCGTTGAAATCGATAGTGATGAAGCTACTCAGTGGATGTCTCGTTCAGCAAATCAGGGCTACGAAAAGGCGGTATTTCATCAAGCTATTTCTCACCTAACCAGTAAAGATCAAAGTGTTAGTATCAAACAAAAAGAACGAGCTCTGAAAACTATGCAAACCTTTGCGGAAAACGGTGACAAGGTCGCTCAGTACTGGATGGGTAATACTTTTTACTTTGGCTATATCGATGATCGCAAGAGTTACAATGAGGCGGTTTACTGGTATCAGTTGGCGGTTGAGCAAGGAAGTTATCAAGCGATGAATAATTTGGCCTGGATAAAAGTGGTTAGCCAAGGCTCTGAGTTATTTGATCCCGAGCAGGGGCTTAAATTGGCCGAGCAAGCTGTGGCGAAATACCCCGACAATCATGGATATCTCGATACGCTGGCTGCGGCCTATGCTGCTAATCAGCAATTCGATAAAGCAGCCGCCACTCAGTTAAAAGTCATAGAGTTGGCTTCCCACGATGACTGTCAAAAATGCGACAGGCTAGTTGATTACTATCAAATCCGTTTGCAGGGTTATTTAAATAACAAGCCAGTTGTTAAGTCATTTGAACATTAG
- a CDS encoding malonic semialdehyde reductase, with protein sequence MSRNINEPLSQEALNTLFFDARTYNAWQDKDVSDELIHKLDDLVKMGPTSANCCPMRVIYVKSKEAKEKLKPCLMEGNQEKTMSAPVCAIIGMDMEFYEKLPQLFPHTDAKSWFVGKEKFIESTAFRNSSLQGGYFIMAARALGLDCGPMSGFNQKMVNETFFAGTSIKVNFICNIGYGSEKDLFPRSPRLDFDEANKII encoded by the coding sequence ATGTCACGAAATATTAATGAACCGCTTTCTCAAGAAGCATTAAATACCCTTTTCTTCGACGCCCGCACTTACAACGCTTGGCAAGACAAAGACGTTTCAGACGAATTAATTCACAAGCTTGATGACTTGGTAAAAATGGGCCCGACCTCTGCCAACTGTTGCCCAATGCGTGTGATTTACGTAAAAAGCAAAGAAGCTAAAGAAAAGCTAAAACCTTGCCTGATGGAAGGTAACCAGGAAAAAACCATGTCAGCTCCTGTCTGCGCCATTATCGGTATGGATATGGAGTTCTACGAAAAACTGCCTCAGCTGTTCCCGCATACTGATGCCAAAAGCTGGTTTGTTGGCAAAGAAAAATTCATTGAGTCTACCGCTTTTCGTAACAGCTCATTGCAGGGTGGCTACTTTATTATGGCGGCACGCGCGCTTGGTTTAGACTGCGGCCCAATGTCTGGCTTTAACCAGAAAATGGTCAATGAAACCTTCTTTGCTGGCACCAGCATCAAAGTGAACTTTATCTGCAACATTGGTTATGGCTCAGAAAAAGACCTGTTCCCACGTAGCCCGCGCCTGGACTTTGATGAAGCCAACAAAATAATCTAA
- a CDS encoding BPSS1780 family membrane protein: MDNNNEFIHVDDEQSPPPSSGQAQVVSPGRGYHWVERSLSEIFVPHFGKWFLAGLIYSIVTTIVPMLGVALAMLVLILNPLFFAGGFIGANKVQEKTGDITPQQFFEGFGHIRKFGLLIYCVIFAVLGGGIAYVIFSSIGVEELAAIDWATLQAGTDPQAVQAELEGFAELISPYLLWIFLSFIALSLANWFAPNLILFQQQSPISALLNSFIAGIKNLLPMIVLVLVLIGLGIAVGLIAMIIGALVSAVLPPVAADLLLSTLLAAVLMPVMVGIGYISYREIYLGDVKKSENTL; the protein is encoded by the coding sequence ATGGATAATAACAACGAATTTATTCATGTTGATGATGAGCAATCACCTCCACCATCGAGTGGCCAGGCTCAAGTAGTATCGCCTGGCCGCGGTTATCACTGGGTTGAGCGCTCTCTATCTGAAATTTTTGTGCCACACTTTGGTAAATGGTTTTTAGCCGGATTAATTTACAGCATTGTGACTACCATAGTTCCAATGCTGGGCGTGGCTTTGGCCATGCTTGTATTAATATTAAATCCGCTGTTTTTTGCAGGTGGTTTTATCGGTGCTAATAAAGTCCAAGAAAAAACTGGTGATATAACCCCACAACAATTTTTTGAGGGGTTTGGTCACATTCGGAAATTCGGCTTACTTATTTACTGCGTTATTTTTGCCGTTCTAGGTGGTGGCATTGCCTATGTGATTTTCAGTTCCATCGGTGTAGAAGAGCTAGCGGCAATTGATTGGGCAACGCTACAAGCCGGAACGGACCCACAAGCTGTGCAAGCTGAGCTAGAAGGCTTTGCCGAGTTAATCAGTCCCTACCTTCTGTGGATATTCCTCAGTTTCATAGCCTTGTCGCTAGCCAACTGGTTTGCACCAAATCTGATCTTATTCCAGCAGCAGAGTCCTATATCAGCACTCTTAAATAGCTTTATCGCTGGCATCAAAAACCTACTACCAATGATTGTTTTGGTATTGGTGTTAATAGGGCTTGGTATCGCTGTTGGGTTAATAGCAATGATCATTGGAGCGCTTGTTTCAGCAGTGCTGCCACCGGTTGCTGCAGATCTATTATTAAGCACATTGCTGGCAGCAGTGCTTATGCCGGTGATGGTGGGTATCGGTTATATTTCGTATCGTGAAATTTATTTAGGTGACGTTAAAAAGTCAGAAAACACTTTATAA
- a CDS encoding S9 family peptidase, protein MKKQLTPHRLLKSLLGCALFASVAASAAIQAQPLTLNKVMSDPDWIGNAPENVYWHADGQSIYYQQKIVGNKERAWYQLELATKQAQKLSDKELLERDGDKGVLSPNKSLKAYNLNGDLYVRYLESGEVRQLTKTLANEGQPMFIGNQSVAFRESNSFYSINLNDGLISHLVDIRLEDDPDKDEDKGYLEEQQTRYFDYIRQQQDQREHDKKRKQQIAESSERGAPKPWYLGKKKEIHTLSLSPNGRYVIVGTYDKSEDNGKADNMPRFVTEDGYVKNDEVRALVGTSEPRHETLYLLDLNTREKSELSYEDLPYIEDDPLADIKRDTARKLDKEYEAHKGIRSVSLFDWIPSRGIQWSPDGNNALLMLYSGDNKDRWIATIDFDDKELENQHHMRDKAWVNDWNFNDFGWVDNKTIYYTSEQTGFSHLYTKTLNRGDDALTKGRYVVNSVTLSPDKKFFYYRANKKHPGIFEVYRVAVGGGDSQAVTDMGGLNDYVLSPDGSQVIIEHSEALKPKDLYLTAVTGGDVAQLTDTVSEEFKTIAWSEPEYIEIPSREADMPIHARLYKPANFDAERAEQYPAVIFIHGAGYLQNAHQGWSNYFREFMFHSFLNQQGYVVLDLDYRGSANYGRDWRTAIYRQMGTPEVVDLQDGANWMASNANVDRSKVGIYGGSYGGFLTFMALFTAPDEFAAGASLRPVTDWAHYNHPYTSNILNTPEVDPVAYERSSPIEFAEGLSKPLLIAHGMVDDNVFFKDTVRLVQRLIELEKTEYFETAIYPIEPHGFTEPSSWLDEYKRIYFLFERHLK, encoded by the coding sequence ATGAAAAAACAGTTAACCCCCCATAGACTGCTGAAGTCATTATTGGGTTGCGCATTATTTGCATCGGTAGCGGCATCGGCAGCCATTCAGGCCCAGCCCCTTACCTTAAATAAGGTCATGTCAGACCCCGACTGGATTGGTAATGCGCCTGAGAATGTGTATTGGCACGCTGACGGGCAGAGCATCTATTACCAACAGAAGATTGTCGGTAATAAAGAGCGTGCCTGGTATCAGCTGGAGCTGGCCACCAAGCAAGCACAAAAGCTTAGTGATAAAGAGCTACTTGAGCGTGATGGCGATAAGGGTGTTTTAAGTCCGAATAAAAGTTTAAAGGCTTATAACCTGAATGGTGATTTATACGTTCGCTATCTGGAGTCGGGTGAAGTTCGTCAGTTGACTAAAACTTTGGCCAATGAAGGTCAGCCAATGTTTATTGGTAATCAGAGTGTGGCTTTTCGAGAGAGCAACAGTTTCTACAGCATCAATTTAAATGATGGCCTGATCAGTCATCTGGTGGATATTCGTTTAGAAGATGACCCAGACAAGGATGAGGACAAAGGTTATCTGGAAGAGCAACAAACTCGCTACTTTGATTATATCCGTCAGCAACAAGACCAACGCGAGCATGACAAAAAACGTAAACAGCAAATTGCTGAAAGCTCTGAGCGCGGAGCTCCGAAGCCTTGGTATCTTGGCAAGAAAAAAGAGATTCATACTTTAAGTCTGTCGCCCAATGGTCGCTATGTCATTGTTGGCACCTATGATAAGTCTGAAGACAATGGCAAGGCAGATAACATGCCTCGTTTTGTGACTGAAGATGGTTACGTTAAAAATGATGAAGTTAGAGCGCTTGTTGGTACTTCTGAACCACGTCATGAAACGCTTTATTTGCTGGATCTCAACACTCGCGAAAAATCTGAATTAAGTTATGAAGATTTGCCTTATATCGAAGATGACCCATTAGCGGATATTAAACGTGACACTGCACGTAAGTTAGATAAGGAATATGAAGCGCATAAAGGTATTCGTAGTGTTTCACTATTCGACTGGATTCCAAGTCGTGGTATTCAATGGTCGCCAGATGGTAACAATGCCTTGTTGATGTTGTATTCCGGTGATAACAAAGATCGCTGGATTGCGACTATCGACTTTGATGATAAGGAGTTAGAGAACCAGCATCATATGCGGGATAAGGCGTGGGTTAATGACTGGAACTTTAATGATTTTGGTTGGGTGGATAATAAAACCATTTATTACACTTCGGAACAGACTGGCTTTAGTCATCTTTACACCAAGACACTAAATCGAGGTGACGATGCGCTGACCAAAGGTCGCTATGTGGTGAACTCGGTTACTTTGTCACCGGATAAAAAATTCTTCTACTATCGGGCCAATAAAAAGCATCCGGGTATTTTTGAAGTTTATCGTGTTGCGGTGGGCGGTGGTGATTCGCAGGCGGTCACGGACATGGGTGGTTTGAACGACTATGTGCTATCCCCAGATGGCAGCCAAGTCATCATCGAGCATTCTGAAGCTTTAAAGCCAAAGGATTTGTATTTGACCGCAGTAACTGGTGGTGATGTGGCTCAGTTGACCGATACGGTATCGGAAGAATTTAAGACTATCGCCTGGAGCGAACCTGAATACATCGAAATTCCATCGCGTGAAGCAGATATGCCTATCCATGCGCGTTTATATAAGCCCGCAAATTTCGATGCTGAGCGTGCCGAGCAATATCCTGCAGTGATTTTTATTCATGGCGCTGGCTATTTGCAAAACGCCCATCAGGGTTGGTCAAATTACTTCCGTGAGTTTATGTTCCACAGTTTCTTGAACCAGCAGGGGTATGTGGTGCTCGATCTCGACTATCGTGGCTCAGCTAATTACGGACGTGATTGGCGTACTGCGATTTATCGCCAGATGGGCACGCCTGAGGTGGTAGATTTACAGGACGGTGCAAACTGGATGGCCAGCAATGCCAATGTGGACCGCAGTAAAGTGGGTATTTATGGCGGCTCTTATGGTGGCTTCCTGACCTTTATGGCCTTATTTACTGCGCCTGATGAGTTCGCTGCTGGTGCTTCCTTGCGTCCGGTTACTGACTGGGCTCATTATAATCATCCTTATACTTCGAATATTTTGAATACGCCTGAGGTTGATCCAGTAGCTTATGAACGCAGCTCACCGATTGAGTTTGCCGAAGGTTTGAGCAAGCCATTATTGATTGCGCACGGCATGGTTGACGACAATGTATTCTTTAAAGATACGGTTCGTCTGGTGCAGCGCTTAATTGAATTGGAAAAGACCGAGTATTTTGAAACAGCGATTTATCCAATTGAGCCGCATGGCTTTACTGAGCCATCAAGCTGGCTGGATGAATACAAACGGATTTACTTCCTGTTTGAACGTCACTTGAAGTAG
- a CDS encoding M28 family metallopeptidase, producing MMKKSLLTLSLAALFLSACDDKPQESAQPASETAEVEAKPAQPHPSGKPQNSFLTAYDNIDLAQYKDRVKFMSTDDFQGRSPATEGGRKTTEFLASEFKKLGLEPGNGDSYLQQVPLTSIEADANMELQLGDNTLKFPEDFVANSSKLEDSITLDKSELVFVGFGIVAPEYNWNDYQGLDMEGKTAVILVNDPGFHTQDPEVFQGKAMTYYGRWTYKYEEAARQGASSAIIIHDTAPASYGWNVVSNSWSGPQYHLAEAGDDPKLDVEMWITYDQAQNLFSQAGLDLGALQEAALKPDFKAVPIDATASVTVRNTIEKSQSPNVIATIPGKTKPDEHVVYMAHWDHLGMNPHFEGDQIFNGAVDNATGTAGIISIAQAFKALPEQPERSVTFIAVTAEEQGLLGSKYYAANPTVPMNKIVGAFNIDSMNISGRVTDLTVVGYGKSEMETYVSQAAERQGRKLVAEAKPERGGYYRSDHFSLAKLGVPAIYAGGGTEYREGQDMELIEQHNTKRGECYHQVCDEYQENWAWEAALDDVKVFFEAGYLLSNSGDYPNWYEGTEFKAIRDESMSQ from the coding sequence ATGATGAAGAAATCTCTATTAACTCTGTCGTTAGCTGCACTTTTCCTCAGCGCTTGCGACGACAAGCCTCAGGAATCAGCGCAGCCCGCTTCTGAAACAGCAGAGGTCGAAGCAAAACCGGCTCAGCCACACCCTAGTGGCAAACCTCAGAATAGCTTCTTAACCGCTTATGACAATATCGATTTAGCGCAATATAAAGATCGCGTTAAATTCATGTCTACCGATGACTTTCAGGGTCGCAGCCCAGCTACAGAAGGTGGTCGCAAAACTACCGAGTTTCTTGCCAGCGAATTCAAAAAGCTGGGGTTAGAGCCTGGCAACGGTGACAGCTATCTACAGCAAGTGCCACTGACCAGCATCGAAGCCGATGCCAACATGGAGCTGCAGCTGGGTGATAACACTCTGAAATTCCCAGAGGATTTCGTTGCTAACAGCAGTAAACTTGAAGATAGCATCACCCTTGATAAGTCAGAATTAGTATTCGTAGGTTTTGGTATTGTCGCTCCAGAATATAACTGGAATGACTACCAAGGTCTTGATATGGAAGGCAAAACAGCCGTGATTCTGGTCAATGACCCAGGCTTCCACACTCAAGACCCAGAAGTATTTCAGGGCAAGGCCATGACCTATTACGGTCGCTGGACTTACAAATATGAAGAAGCTGCTCGTCAAGGTGCTTCTAGCGCAATCATTATTCACGATACGGCCCCGGCATCTTATGGCTGGAACGTAGTGTCAAATAGCTGGTCTGGCCCACAATATCACCTTGCTGAAGCTGGCGATGACCCCAAGCTTGATGTGGAAATGTGGATTACCTATGACCAGGCACAAAATCTGTTCAGCCAGGCAGGCCTTGATTTAGGTGCGCTTCAAGAAGCAGCATTAAAGCCTGATTTCAAAGCCGTTCCTATTGATGCTACAGCATCAGTAACGGTCCGTAACACCATTGAAAAGTCACAGTCACCTAACGTGATTGCCACCATCCCAGGCAAAACAAAGCCGGATGAGCACGTGGTTTATATGGCGCACTGGGATCACTTAGGAATGAATCCACATTTTGAAGGTGACCAAATATTCAATGGTGCGGTGGATAATGCTACCGGTACAGCTGGCATCATCAGCATTGCTCAAGCTTTCAAGGCGTTACCAGAACAACCTGAGCGTAGCGTCACCTTTATTGCCGTTACCGCTGAAGAGCAAGGCTTACTGGGTTCAAAATATTACGCAGCCAATCCGACTGTACCGATGAACAAAATTGTTGGTGCTTTCAACATTGATAGCATGAACATTAGCGGCCGCGTTACCGACCTGACAGTCGTTGGTTACGGTAAATCGGAAATGGAAACTTATGTATCTCAAGCAGCCGAACGCCAAGGGCGTAAACTGGTCGCGGAAGCAAAGCCTGAGCGTGGTGGCTATTACCGCTCTGATCACTTCAGCTTGGCTAAATTAGGTGTTCCAGCAATCTATGCCGGCGGTGGTACAGAATACCGCGAAGGTCAGGACATGGAGCTCATTGAGCAACACAACACAAAACGGGGCGAATGCTACCACCAGGTGTGTGATGAATATCAGGAAAACTGGGCTTGGGAAGCAGCTTTAGATGACGTCAAAGTCTTCTTTGAAGCAGGCTACCTTCTCAGCAACAGTGGCGACTACCCTAACTGGTATGAAGGTACTGAGTTTAAAGCCATACGTGACGAAAGTATGTCTCAGTAA